The following is a genomic window from Candidatus Leptovillus gracilis.
CCGGTTCCATCGTGGATCAGCCCTTCTTCGAGAGCTACCTGGGGATGCGCGTGGAAACGGTAGACATGAGCGAATTCAGCCGCCGCCTGAACCAGAACATCTTTGATCCCGACGAATACGACAAGGCGCTGGCCTGGACCAAAGCCAACTGTCCTGAAGGCCAGGATTACAATTCGCCGCAGCACAAACGCAGCCGCGAGCAGCAAGACAGCGATTGGCAAGTCTCGGTCAAAATGGCGCTCATCGCCCGCGATCTGATGGTGGGCAACCCGCGCCTGGCGGAATTGGGTTACGCCGAAGAGGCCAACGGCCACAACGCCCTGGCGGGCGGCTTCCAGGGACAGCGCCAATGGACCGATTATTATCCCAATGGCGACTACATGGAAGCCATCCTCACCTCCTCGTTTGACTGGAACGGCATCCGCCAGCCCTACATCGTCGCCACCGAAAACGACGCCCTGAACGGCGTCAGCATGTTGTTCGGCCACCTGCTCACCGGCGCGGCGCAAATCTTCGCCGACGTGCGCACCTATTGGAGTCCAGCCGCAGTGAAGCGCGTGACCGGTTATGAATTAAACGGCCGTGCCGCCGACGGCATCCTCCACCTCATCAACTCTGGCCCGGCTGCCCTGGATGGAACCGGGCAGCAAGAGCGCGATGGGCAGCCGGTCATGAAACCATGGTGGGAAATCACGCCGCCAGAGGCACAGGCTTGTCTGGCGGCCACCACCTGGCACGCCGGCATGACCGAATACTTCCGCGGCGGCGGCTGGTCTACCCAATTCCGCACGCGCGGCGGCATGCCCATGACCATGTGCCGCCTGAATTTGGTGAAAGGGCTTGGCCCGGCGCTGCAAATCGCCGAAGGCTGGAGCGTGGACTTGCCCGACGCCGTGCATGAAATTCTCAACGAGCGCACCAACCCCACTTGGCCGACAACCTGGTTTGCGCCGCGCACCAGCGGCGAGGGCCTATTCCGCGACGTGTACACGGTGATGAACAACTGGGGCGCCAATCATGGGGCGATTTCCTACGGCCACATCGGCGCAGACCTGATCAGCCTGGCGGCCATGCTGCGCATCCCGGTCTACATGCACAACGTGCCGGAGGAACTGGTCTTCCGCCCCCACGTCTGGACCGCCTTCGGCGGGATGGAACCGGCCGGCGCCGACTTCCGCGCCTGCGCCAACTTTGGGCCGTTGTATGGGTAGAGAATTCCCTGGGAGCGTCGGCGCCTCGCCTGCCAGGGCGGACGGGACGTCCGCGCTCCTATTTTCAAGGAGGAAAGATGTTAAGAGGTATTTCACCGCTGTTTAGTCCGGAGCTGCTGGCGACGTTGTACGAGATGGGGCATGGCGACGAGATTGTCTTGGCCGATGCCCATTTCCCCGGCCACAGCACCAACGATCTGGTCATCCGGGCGGATGGGCTGCAGATCGAGTCTTTGTTGGGCGCAATTTTGCCGCTGTTTGTCCTGGACAGTTATGTCGAAGACCCGTTAGCCATGATGTCCTGCGTACCCGGCGACGAGCCAGACCCTGACGTGGAAAATGGCTATCGCGCTATTATTACCACCTATTCTCCCGGCGCGCCGCCAATTCGCTTCATCGAGCGTTTCGCTTTTTACGAACGGGCCGCCAACGCTTACGCCGTCGTCATGACCGGCGACACGCGCAAATACGCCAACATCATCCTGAAAAAAGGCGTATCGTGAGTTAGATCGAAACGCCATGACACACAAGACAGTTTTGGCGGTTGACCTGGGCGCGGAGTCGGGGCGGGTAACGGCCGTTCACTTTGACGGTGAGCGGCTGACCATCGAGGAACTGCATCGCTTTCCCAATGGCGCGGTGAATGCGCGGGGTACGTTGTATTGGGATTTTTTGCGCCTGTGGGCGGAGATTCAGGCCGGGATTGAGCGCGGCAAGGCGCACCAACCGGCGGGCATCGGCGTGGATACGTGGGGGGTAGACTTTGGGCTGTTGGACCGCGACGGCCGTCTGCTGAGCAATCCCGTCTGTTACCGCGACGACCGCACAGAGGGCATGATGGCCGCCGCCTTCGCCCGCGTGCCCCAGGCCGAGATTTATGCCCAGACGGGCATCCAGTTTGCCCGCTACAACACACTCTATCAGCTTCTCAGCCTGGTGCAAAGCCAATCCCCCCTGCTGGATGTGGCCGACACACTGCTGCTGTCACCCGACCTGCTGAACTACTGGCTCACCGGCGTGCAAGCCGCCGAACAAACCATCGCCTCGACGACGCAAATGCTGGACGTGCAGACGCGGCAGTGGGCGACAGGACTGCTGGCGCGGCTGGACATCCCAACACACATGCTGCCGCCGATTGTGGCGTCGGGGACGCGGTTGGGCAGCTACCAGAACATCCCGGTTTTTGCCTCCGGGGGGCATGATACGGCCAGCGCGGTGGCCGCCGTGCCCACAACAACGGCCGATTATGGCTACATCAGCAGCGGCACATGGAGTCTGGTGGGGTTGGAGATGGAACGGCCGTTTGTCACCCCGGCAGCATTCGCGGCCAACGTCACCAACGAGGGTGGCGTAGATGGCAGCGTGCGGCTGCTGGCGAACGTGGCCGGATTGTGGCTGTTGCAGCAGTGCCGCGCGGCCTGGCGCGGGCACGGCCGTGAATTCGATTACCCCACCCTGGTGAAGCTGGCCGAAGCCGCCCGCCCGCACACCGCCTTCATCAACCCCAACGCGCCGGAATTTCTGACGCCGGGCGATTACCCGGCGCTGGTGGCCGCCTTTTGCGCCCGCAGCGGCCAGCCCGCGCCACCAGACGAAGGCGCAGTGGTGCGTGTGCTGCTGGAAAGCCTGGCGCTGGAGTACCGCACCCTGTTTGCGCGGCTGGCCCATTTGACCGGCCGCGCCCTTGAGGTCATCCACATTGTCGGCGGCGGCACGCAAAACCAACTGCTCAACCAGATGACCGCCGACGCCACCGGTCGGACGGTGATCACCGGCCCCATCGAGGCGACAGTGCTGGGCAACGCCCTGGTCCAGCTCATCGCTCTGGGCGAATTGGCCGATTTGCGCCAGGGGCGGCAGGTAGTGGCTCAGTCGGGCTTGCTGCGGCGCTATGAACCAGGAGGGGAAACGGCCGTGTGGGACGAGGCGCATCGGCGTTACCAGGCGCTTTAAATTTTAGGACATGGTTCATCGAGCGGAACATCTTCTTGCTGAATTTTTGCATTTCAAGGACTTCTATGAACTTTCAATTGTTACACCCCCGCGACCAGTTGGTCGCTGTTATGAATCGGATTTATCACAGTGGTATGACAACGCTGTCCGGCGGCAATTTGTCCATTCTGGACGACAATGGCGATATTTGGATTACCCCGGCGGGTGTGGACAAGGGGCGGCTGACGCCGCAAGACATCATGTGTGTGGCTGATGACGGCCGTATTATCGGCGACGGCCGTATCACTGGCCGCCATCGCCCCTCCACCGAACTGCCCTTCCACCGCGCCATCTACACCGCCCGGCCCGATTTACGGGCCATCGTCCATGCCCATCCACCGGCGCTGGTGTCGTTTAGTCTGGCGCGGCAGGTTCCCGATATGCGGGCGCTGCCGGCTGCCTGGCGCATTTGCGGCGCTGTCGGTTATGCCCCCTACGCCCTCACCGGCAGCGAACAGTTGGGGCGCCACATCGCCGCCACCTTCGGCGCTGGCTTCAACAGCGTGATGCTGGAGAATCACGGCGCGGTGACCGGCGGCGAAACGCTGTTAGACGCTTTTCAGCGGTTGGAGATGCTGGAGTTTGCGGCGCGGGCGCTGCTGCGGGCGGCGGCGCTGGGTCCCATCCACAGCCTGACAGACGAGCAAATAGCTTTCCAGGCGGAGCAGCCAGAGGCGCTGCCAGAATTTGCGCCGGCCGGGCACAGCAGCCATGAACGAGAACTGCGCCAGCAGTTGGCCGACGCCGTACACCGCGCCTACGACCGGCAGTTGATGGTCAGCTCGCAGGGCGCGGCCTCGGTGCGCGTGGACGAGACCCGTTTTCTCATCACGCCAACGGGCGGTGACCGGCGCAGCCTGGCGATTGATGATCTGGTGTTGGTGGCCGACGGCCGTCGGGAAACCGGCAAGTTCCCCAGCCGCGCCGCCCGCCTGCATCAGGCCATCTATGCCGCCCAACCAGACGTGCAGTGCATCATCCAGGCGCAGCCACCGCACGCCACCGCCTTTGCCATTGGCGACGGCCGTTTCGACACCCGTACCATCCCCGAAAGCTACATCCTGCTGCGCGGCATCCCCACATTTCCTTTTGCCCGCCATTATTACGCGCCGGAGGAGTTGGCGACGGCCGTGTCCTTCCATGCGCCGGTGGCGCTGCTAGCAAATGAAGGGCTGCTCGTTGTTGGCAAGCACATCTTGCAGGCTTTCGACCGGCTGGAGGTGGCCGAATTTAGCGCCCGGTCGCTGTTGGATACAGCCGCGCTCGGCCCACTGGTTCCCATTGGCGAGGATGAACTGCGGGAGTTAGAAGCGGCGTTTAACCTGACGTAATTCAGTTGGGTGGCTTGAGCGTAGCGTAGTAAGGTTACTCAAAACAAAAAGGGGGTCGGCCAAAGCCAACCCCCTTTTTAATTACAGCAGAAAGCAATTAAACCTTACGGTTTAACCACCACGGGCAGATAGAGATACCACATAGGCGCTGTTGGCACGTTGGCCGTTGTCGTCAATGTGGCGCTGGCGGTGGCCGAAGCATCTGTTTGCGAGACGGCCGTCACTGTGGCAGCATCGTCATCCCCATCGGCTGCGCCCGCAGGCACAACGACAGTCACGTCGAATGTTGTACTCGCGTTGGGCGCCAAGGTGACGCTGGCATCAGACAGCGTTGCCGTCCAAACGCCGGTCGCGGACAGGTCGAACGTATCCGTGACGCTGCCGGTGTTGGTCAACGTCAGGGTGTATGTCACCACTGTGCCCACATCGCCAGTCTGAGCCTGGTCGCCGGACAATTCCACACCATAAGTGTCGGTAACTGTCAGTTCCACCGGCACTTCTACCAGCGGCTGCGCAGAATCGTTGCTGTTAACACAAAGGGTCGCTTCATAGCTGCCAGCGATTAGCCCAGTGCTGTCGAAGGTAACAACGACATCGCTGCTGCTGCCAGCTGCCGCGCTGCCGCTGTCCGGTGTAACGCTCAACCAGGGAATATCCTCCGGCGTGCTACAGGTGGAGGGTGTAGCGCTTCCTTCAATGACAAAGGGCAGGTCTTGTGGCGTGAGCGTGCCACCATCATTGGCTGGGCCCCAGGTTCCGGTGAACTGCAGCCCATTCCCCGTTGTCGTCTGGCCGAGGATAGTGACCGGCGGCGCCCAGGGACCAGAAGCCAGGGAACCATCCGTCGTCCAGTCGAACCAATACTCACCGGCTGGCAAGAAGAGACCACCCAGGTTAGCCACGTTCGCCATAATCGGCCGTGTCGTGTTGCCGACTGTGGTTTCCGACGTGCGGTAGATGTTGGACCAAGTTGTGGACGACAGGCGGTTGGTGGTCAGGTCGCCAAAGACGATGCTGGAACCACCTACATTGGGCGGACCATCCCAGATTTGCACGTACAGGCCGGTAGTGGTGGAGGTGGTGGTGGAGCCTGTCTGGTAGGTGTAGAAGGTTACGCTATCCAGCAGCCAACCACCGGCAGGTACGGTGAAGTCATCGGCCATGCGGTTGCCAACCAAGAATTGGTTGCCAAAGCCCAGGGTAGTCATGAGCAGGGAGGTGACTTGCAAGCGGGAATCATCTGCGCCGCCTGCGCCGCCGCCTGGGTGGGTGACCAATGAGCCGTTGTCATAGAGAACGGCCGTTGGCGCACGAGCGGGCAGCGCTTCAACGATATTCCAGTCCAGACTACCTGTGCCTACATTGGTAATGGTCATGGGCGCAGTAGCTTGTGCGCCGAAACCAACGGTTGCATTTAACGCCAGTGGGTCAACACTGATAATCGGCTGTACCTCGACTGTCAGTGCTACCGCCACAGCCACAACCGGTGTGACCGGATCATCGCTGCCCACACAGAGTGTGCCATTGTACACACCCGGTGTCAGCCCGGTCGAATCAAATGTCACTGTGACATTAACATTGTTGCCCGCTGGCGTCACGCCATTGGCAGGGGCGGCACTCAACCACGGGATATCGCTTGGCGTTGCACATGCTGCGGGCGCTTCGGTGATGTTCCAGGTCAGGGGACCTAAGCCATTGTTGGCGATGTTCAAATTCTGCGTAGTGGTGGTGTTGGGCAGTTGAGCACTCGCCAGATTGTCAGGGGTAACAGCTATCTCGGGCTGGCCTGCTAACAGCACCTCAACGTCGTCAATCTGGAACCACCAATCATAACCAGGAGCAAAATAGGTGAAACGCACTTGCAGCAGCGGTTGGCCGATGTAGGCAGACAGATCTACAATGTTCTGCGCGGGGCCACGGTCGCTCACCAGGTAAGTTTCCAGGTTCGTCCAGGTTGCGCCGCCATCGGTGGAGATGTCCACCGTGCCTTGATCGGCCACGCCGAGGTCACGGTAGTCGTAGCGGTACGTGAGTACCGGGCTGGTGGCCCCTGTCAGGTTGAAGAAAGGGGTGCGCAGTTCGGTGTTCATGGTTGTACCAGAACCACAGTTGTCGGAGTTGGCTTCGGCGGCAAAGCCATCGCCACCGGTGAGGTTGGCATAGCCGGTTGTTTCCGTGCTTTCCCAGACGCAGGTTCCGCCGTTGTTGATCACTGTCCAACCGGCGGGCGGGAACCCGGCCGTACCAGCGTTAAAGTCTTCCA
Proteins encoded in this region:
- a CDS encoding rhamnulokinase, yielding MTHKTVLAVDLGAESGRVTAVHFDGERLTIEELHRFPNGAVNARGTLYWDFLRLWAEIQAGIERGKAHQPAGIGVDTWGVDFGLLDRDGRLLSNPVCYRDDRTEGMMAAAFARVPQAEIYAQTGIQFARYNTLYQLLSLVQSQSPLLDVADTLLLSPDLLNYWLTGVQAAEQTIASTTQMLDVQTRQWATGLLARLDIPTHMLPPIVASGTRLGSYQNIPVFASGGHDTASAVAAVPTTTADYGYISSGTWSLVGLEMERPFVTPAAFAANVTNEGGVDGSVRLLANVAGLWLLQQCRAAWRGHGREFDYPTLVKLAEAARPHTAFINPNAPEFLTPGDYPALVAAFCARSGQPAPPDEGAVVRVLLESLALEYRTLFARLAHLTGRALEVIHIVGGGTQNQLLNQMTADATGRTVITGPIEATVLGNALVQLIALGELADLRQGRQVVAQSGLLRRYEPGGETAVWDEAHRRYQAL
- a CDS encoding class II aldolase/adducin family protein, which translates into the protein MNFQLLHPRDQLVAVMNRIYHSGMTTLSGGNLSILDDNGDIWITPAGVDKGRLTPQDIMCVADDGRIIGDGRITGRHRPSTELPFHRAIYTARPDLRAIVHAHPPALVSFSLARQVPDMRALPAAWRICGAVGYAPYALTGSEQLGRHIAATFGAGFNSVMLENHGAVTGGETLLDAFQRLEMLEFAARALLRAAALGPIHSLTDEQIAFQAEQPEALPEFAPAGHSSHERELRQQLADAVHRAYDRQLMVSSQGAASVRVDETRFLITPTGGDRRSLAIDDLVLVADGRRETGKFPSRAARLHQAIYAAQPDVQCIIQAQPPHATAFAIGDGRFDTRTIPESYILLRGIPTFPFARHYYAPEELATAVSFHAPVALLANEGLLVVGKHILQAFDRLEVAEFSARSLLDTAALGPLVPIGEDELRELEAAFNLT
- the fucU gene encoding L-fucose mutarotase: MLRGISPLFSPELLATLYEMGHGDEIVLADAHFPGHSTNDLVIRADGLQIESLLGAILPLFVLDSYVEDPLAMMSCVPGDEPDPDVENGYRAIITTYSPGAPPIRFIERFAFYERAANAYAVVMTGDTRKYANIILKKGVS
- a CDS encoding L-fucose isomerase, which produces MNVNPPHNRLVGSPPKIGIRPAIDGRRQGVRESLEETTMTMARTVADFLSANLRHANGLPVECVIADSCIGGVKEAAETAVKFQREGVGLSITVTPAWCYGSETMDMDPLIPKAVWGFNGTERPGAVYLAAVMAAHAQKGLSAFSIYGRDVQDSGDTTIPADVQEKLLRFAKAGLAAAAMRGQSYLAMGGVSMGIAGSIVDQPFFESYLGMRVETVDMSEFSRRLNQNIFDPDEYDKALAWTKANCPEGQDYNSPQHKRSREQQDSDWQVSVKMALIARDLMVGNPRLAELGYAEEANGHNALAGGFQGQRQWTDYYPNGDYMEAILTSSFDWNGIRQPYIVATENDALNGVSMLFGHLLTGAAQIFADVRTYWSPAAVKRVTGYELNGRAADGILHLINSGPAALDGTGQQERDGQPVMKPWWEITPPEAQACLAATTWHAGMTEYFRGGGWSTQFRTRGGMPMTMCRLNLVKGLGPALQIAEGWSVDLPDAVHEILNERTNPTWPTTWFAPRTSGEGLFRDVYTVMNNWGANHGAISYGHIGADLISLAAMLRIPVYMHNVPEELVFRPHVWTAFGGMEPAGADFRACANFGPLYG